TGCACGGGATCCCCTGCATCGGGTTCGGACCTGGCAACGAAATCTACGCGCACATGGCGACCGAACAGATTCCAATCGAACACCTTGTCAAGGCGGCGGCCTGGTACGCGGCGTTTCCGGGGGAATACGTGGGTAGGGATTGGGGATTGGGGCAGTCATGATGACGACGGCGCCGTCGACCCCGGTGGGGCGGGAGGACGGATTCCGAAGCGGCCCCTCGAACCGAGCCGACAGCGAAGTCCTGAGCGAAGTCGAAGGGCGTCAGTTCGCAAAACGCACCGCTAGGGCCAAGACAGACTGCGCGAATAGCGCAACCGTAAGGTCGGCGACGAGTCCCGGTAGGTGCGATTTGCCGGCGAGTGTGAGCGGGGACGCGGAGGAGCCGGACTCCCGCCTATTGCGAGAGTGGGCGCTTCTGCCCGCGCATTGGAGAACTGACACATGCCATCACGACTTCCCAAACTGCCCAACAGCGTCCGCGGCAAGGACTGCATCGAAACCCGCGACTGGTCAGACAAACAGATTGAACTTCTGTTGAAGACGTCGACCGACCTGAAGAAGGCGTTCCGCAAAGGCACGCCGACCCGTTACCTGCCCGACAAGACGCTGTTCATGTTCTTCTTCGACAAGTCGACGAGAACGCGCAACTCGTTCGAGGCCGGCGCCACCCAACTGGGCGCCCACGCGCACTTCATTTCGGCCGAGACCTCGCAGGTCGCGCACGGGGAGTCGCCCCGTGACATGGGCATCATCCTGTCGAGCTACGGCCACGCCATCGCGATTCGCCACGACCTGGTGCCTGGCGAAGGCAACCGCTACATGCGCGAGGTCGCCGAGCACGCGACGGTGCCGGTCTACAACATGCAGTGCGACATCGATCATCCGTTCCAGACACTGGCCGATCTGATGACGATTCGCGAGGAATTCGGCAGGAACCTGCGCGGCCGGAAGATTGTCGTGAGCTGGGCCTACGCGCCAAGCTACGCCAAGCCGATGTCAGTGCCGCAGGGCCTGATCACGCTGATGCCGCGCTTCGGCCTCGACGTGGTCCTGGCGCATCCGCCCGAATGGAAGCTGATGAAAGAACCGATGGCGTTCGCGCAGGCCGAAGCGGCGAAGCACGGGACGTCGTTCGAGGTGACCGACGACATGGATGCCGCCTGCCGCGGCGCTGACATCATCTACGCCAAGTCGTGGGGCATCGAGGAGCTCTTCCACAAGCCGCAGGAAGCGCTGGAATTGTCGAAACAGTACAAGTCCTGGATCTGCGACGAGCGGCGGATGAAGCTGGCAAAGAAGACCGCCATCTACATGCACTGCCTGCCGGCCGATCGCAACAACGAGGTGACCGACGCCGTGCTCGACGGCCCGCAGTCGCGCGTGTTCCCTGAAGCCGAAAATCGCCTGCACACCTGCAAGGCGGTGATGGCACTGACGATGTAGAATCTCTCCGTGCCGACGGTCTCCATCGACAATCCGATTCTCAACTCGCCGTATCGCGACCCGAGCCGTCACTTCCGGTTCGACGATGAGGGCATCACCAACGAGATCATTGAGAAGCGGCGGCTGAGCGGGTATTTCGTTCCAATCCCCCAACCGAAGAAGAGGGGCACGCAGCTGTCCTTCGGCACGGAGTGGACCGACGGCCGCTTCAAGGAAACCGATTTCATCAATCGCATCCGCGACCGGGTCGGACAGTGGCGGCAGGGCGGACACGTTGGCGTGACGACCGTCACCCGGCGGCTGGTCGACTACTGGACGGCAGGCGGGCGCGACAAGCCGCTCTTCTTCTGCCAGATTGAGGCGGTTGAAACCGCCATCTATCTCGCCGAAGTGGCACGCAAGTACGGCGATGCCTGGGTCGAGAACGAACTTCGGACCGCCAACGACAGCGCCAACCCCGGCCTGCCGCGCATCGCGTTCAAGATGGCCACCGGCAGCGGCAAGACGCTCGTGATGGCGATGCTCATCGCGTGGCAGGCGCTCAACAAGCTGCACGACCGCCAGGACGCACGCTTCTCGGACGCCTTCCTCATCGTCACCCCGGGTATCACCATTCGCGATCGTCTCCGCGTGCTGCTGCCGTCCGACCCCGACAACTACTACCGCCAGCGCGACATCCTTCCGCCCGATCTGCTGGAACGCCTCGCGCAGGCGCGCATCCTCGTCACCAATTTCCACGGCTTCCTGCCCCGCGATCGCGGTGATGCGGCGCGCCTCACCAAGGCCATTCTCACGCGCGGCGCAGCCAGCGCCTTCGTGGAATCGCCAGCCGAGGTTGTCCGTCGCGTGTGCCGCGACTTGAGCGGCAAGAAGAACCTCGTGATCCTCAACGACGAGGCGCACCACTGCTACCGCGGCAAGCCGACCGAGGCGGTTGACGACGGAGCGGATGGTGGGAAGCTGAGCGGCGACGAGCGAGTCGAAGCGGAAAAGCGCGACGAGGAGGCAAGAGTCTGGATCTCGGGCCTTGAGGCCGTCAAGGACAAGATGGGGATCCGCGCCATCTATGATCTGTCGGCGACGCCGTTCTTCCTGCGTGGCTCGGGCTACTCGGAAGGCACGCTGTTCCCCTGGGTGGTATCCGACTTCTCGCTCATCGACGCGATCGAATCTGGCATTGTGAAAGTGCCCCGCGTGCCGGTGGCCGACGATTCGATGACCGGGGAGCTGCCGACGTATCGCGAACTCTGGCCGCGAATCCGCGACGGGCTGCCCCGCAAGGGCCGGAAGACCGATGACGTCAGCGGCGAGCCGAAACTGCCGGCCGAGCTGCAGGGCGCCATCCACAGTTTGTACGGACATTACGAGAAGGCCTTTGCACGCTGGCAGGCCAACTCGGAGGCGCAGGCGCGCGGATTAACCCCGCCCGTCTTCGTTGTGGTGTGTGCGAACACGAACATCTCGAAGCTCGTGTTCGACTACGTCGCCGGCTGGGAGAAACCGCTGCCCGATGGCCGACATGTCCTTGTTCCGGGACAGTTGCCGTTGTTCAGCAACGTGGACGGCGAGCGTTGGATCAACCGTCCCAACACGATGCTCATCGACTCGCGGCAACTTGAATCCGGCGAAGGAATGAGCGCGGACTTCAAGAAGATCGCAGCGACCGAGATCGAGGAGTTCAAGGCCGAATATCGCGCCCGCTTTCCTGGACGCGATACTGACTCACTCGAAGACGAAGACCTCTTGCGGGAAGTGATGAACACCGTCGGCAAGTCGGGAAAGCTCGGCGAGCACATCCGATGCGTAGTGTCGGTCTCGATGCTGACGGAAGGCTGGGACGCCAACACGGTGACGCACATCCTCGGCGTGCGTGCGTTCGGCACTCAGTTGCTGTGCGAGCAGGTGGTGGGCCGCGGCCTCAGGCGCATGAGCTACGCGGTGAACGAAGATGGGCTGTTCGAACCCGAGTATGCCGAGGTGTATGGCGTGCCGTTCTCGTTTATCCCGACATCGGGATCGGGCGTCGATCCGAAACCGCCACGCCTGTCGACGCGTGTCCGGGCTCTCGACGAACGCCGCACTTGTGAAATCACCTTCCCGCGCGTCACCGGCTACCGCTACGACATCGCCGCCGAGCGCTTGACGGCGACGTTCACCGGCAATTCGCGCTACGTGCTCTCCACCGAGAGCATCGCCACCATCACCGAGCTTCGGGCCATCGTCGGCGAGGAGAGCATCCATACGCTCGACGAGCTGAAGAACCGGCGGGTGAACGAAGTGGCATTCCTGCTAGCCAAGCGGACGCTCGAGCGCTACTTTCCGGCCGAGACGGGTCCAAGCGGCTCGGCCGCCCTGAGCGAATCGACGATCCAACATGAGCTGAAGGGCCTCTCGCCTGCTGGCTCACGTCCCTGGCTCTTCCCGCAGCTGCTCTCGATCACGAAGGCGTGGCTGTCCCAATGCCTCGTGTGCAAGGACCACACGTTCCCACAGCTCTTGCTGTTGGCCGAATTCGCCCATGACGCGTGCGATTGCATCTACCGGTCGATTGTTTCTGGCAGCGAAGGAGCCAGCACGCTGAAGCCCATCCTTCGACCTTACGACACCGTGGGCTCCACGCGCTTCGTAGACTTCGACACGATTCGTCCGGTGTGGAGCACGCGCGCAGACAAGTGCCACGTCTCCCACGTCGTCGCCGACACCGGCGCGTGGGAGCAGAAGCTAGCCCAGGTTCTCGAGGAACTGCCCGAGGTGGTCTCTTACGTCAAGAATCACAACCTGGGACTGGTTATTCCGTACACGCTCAACGGGGACGAACACGCCTACTACCCGGACTTCGTCGCTCACGTCGACGACGGCCATGGCCCGGGCGACTTGTTGAACCTGCTCATCGAGGTGAGCGGCGAGGCGCGCAAGGACAAGGCGGCAAAGGTGGCAACGGCGCAGGCACTCTGGGTGCCCGCCATTAACAGCCACGGCGGATTCGGCCGTTGGGCGTTTGTGGAGATCACGGACGTCTACGACGCGATTGGGGACATTCGAAAGGCGCGAGGCCTGAGGCGTGAGGGAAAGACGGCGGGAGAGGAGCGAACTACTTCTGCGTAACGATTCGGACCAGCGCGCTTCTTGTGATCGTGGCAATGAACGCGCCACGTTGGCGACAGATGCGGCGGATTTTGGGGAGCGCCCGAACCAGCAGCGTGGCTTGTTCGGGCCCCTGAAGATCCCCACATGTCAGCACGAAGGCTCTGGCCCCTGACGACAGGATGGCTTCGAGTTCCAGTGGCCGGCGGCGCACATGCCGGTCTTTCGTCAGCACAACCCACCGGCGCTGCCCTACCAATGGCAGCCACTCGGCATCAATTGTACCTGGGGCGAAGTGCTCGTGATGGACTTCCACGGAGGCACCTGCGTCTCGCAGAGCCCGGGGAACCAGGTGCCGACCCAGGCACTCGTCGATGAAGAGTACGAGCCGAGGCTCAGGCCGCTTCGCAGCGGATCGCTTCCTGGATTTCCGCCGGTTTGCGCTCATAGTCGTATGCGAGATCCTCGATCGACTCACCGGCATTAAAGCGTTCCGCCACTTCGATCGTGGGAATTCCTGACCCCGAGATCACCGGACGCCCGAAGGCGACACGCGGGTCGATCGAGACGAATCGGGGATACCCACCGAGCGTCTGCTGGCCTGGGGCGTCTCCGCCTCGTTTGCGCATGAACGGGAACAGACGCACCGCAACACCGTGTTGATCGCGATCGATTCGCTTCAAGTACGCATCCAGCATCGTCCTCATCGCCAATTGGCCATGCCGCGACGCGTTGATGAGCGTGCCATACTCGCGAACGAATACATCAGTCCCATCCGTCTCCATCGCGTGATCAACCAGCGGGTGGGGTGAATCGAATTCAGTCTGGAGGTACTCGATGGCTGCTCGAATCCGACGCATCTCGACGTGATGATGGCGGCGGATCGCATCGAGGACATGTACCTCGACAATGTTGATGAAGGACAACAGATGGCTGGCCGGGTCGGCGGCCGGGATCACCGGCCGCAGACGCCGCCCCGCGCGCGGACCGGCGCCCGACCGTCCGAATACCCACGCCCGAATCGTGTTCTCTGGCACCCGAAGGTAGTGGGCAGCATCGAGCGCGTTGTAGGCTGGAATGGCCCGGGGATCCCGGCCCCCGTACGGATCGCTCTTGCGCAGAATTACCATGGTGTGTAGGTTCTCCCCCGCAACAGCGGTGGTTCGAGGAAGATGTTACCGCGAAGCTCGATTCCCAGCAACGCGGCATGGCCAGACGTCGTGCGTCAATTTGGGCCGTGCAGAAAGCTGGCTAGAAACATGGCCTGCCGCAAAACTCCTGCCGCAAAGCTCGCGCCAGTCCCCTTTAGCATGTGTTAGGCTGACCGGATGGAGTTCGCGGTGATCAGACAACGAATCACCGATTCTGCGGTCGATTTCGCGCTCAACGCATTCTGGGTTGCGGTCGCGGGGGCGGCCGTAACCGCAGTAGCAGTCTGCTACGTATTCTGGCGCGGCCTGTCTGAAAAGTTGGTCTGGGCGCTATCGGCGTCGTTCGCGACATTTCATGCGCATTGCCGGAAGGACTGCTGCGATGATTGAGCGGCGCGCCCTCCGCATGGAGGTTTGTGGAGGCAAGTTCTCTGACAGCGTTGAT
The nucleotide sequence above comes from Acidobacteriota bacterium. Encoded proteins:
- a CDS encoding DEAD/DEAH box helicase family protein gives rise to the protein MPTVSIDNPILNSPYRDPSRHFRFDDEGITNEIIEKRRLSGYFVPIPQPKKRGTQLSFGTEWTDGRFKETDFINRIRDRVGQWRQGGHVGVTTVTRRLVDYWTAGGRDKPLFFCQIEAVETAIYLAEVARKYGDAWVENELRTANDSANPGLPRIAFKMATGSGKTLVMAMLIAWQALNKLHDRQDARFSDAFLIVTPGITIRDRLRVLLPSDPDNYYRQRDILPPDLLERLAQARILVTNFHGFLPRDRGDAARLTKAILTRGAASAFVESPAEVVRRVCRDLSGKKNLVILNDEAHHCYRGKPTEAVDDGADGGKLSGDERVEAEKRDEEARVWISGLEAVKDKMGIRAIYDLSATPFFLRGSGYSEGTLFPWVVSDFSLIDAIESGIVKVPRVPVADDSMTGELPTYRELWPRIRDGLPRKGRKTDDVSGEPKLPAELQGAIHSLYGHYEKAFARWQANSEAQARGLTPPVFVVVCANTNISKLVFDYVAGWEKPLPDGRHVLVPGQLPLFSNVDGERWINRPNTMLIDSRQLESGEGMSADFKKIAATEIEEFKAEYRARFPGRDTDSLEDEDLLREVMNTVGKSGKLGEHIRCVVSVSMLTEGWDANTVTHILGVRAFGTQLLCEQVVGRGLRRMSYAVNEDGLFEPEYAEVYGVPFSFIPTSGSGVDPKPPRLSTRVRALDERRTCEITFPRVTGYRYDIAAERLTATFTGNSRYVLSTESIATITELRAIVGEESIHTLDELKNRRVNEVAFLLAKRTLERYFPAETGPSGSAALSESTIQHELKGLSPAGSRPWLFPQLLSITKAWLSQCLVCKDHTFPQLLLLAEFAHDACDCIYRSIVSGSEGASTLKPILRPYDTVGSTRFVDFDTIRPVWSTRADKCHVSHVVADTGAWEQKLAQVLEELPEVVSYVKNHNLGLVIPYTLNGDEHAYYPDFVAHVDDGHGPGDLLNLLIEVSGEARKDKAAKVATAQALWVPAINSHGGFGRWAFVEITDVYDAIGDIRKARGLRREGKTAGEERTTSA
- a CDS encoding ornithine carbamoyltransferase codes for the protein MPSRLPKLPNSVRGKDCIETRDWSDKQIELLLKTSTDLKKAFRKGTPTRYLPDKTLFMFFFDKSTRTRNSFEAGATQLGAHAHFISAETSQVAHGESPRDMGIILSSYGHAIAIRHDLVPGEGNRYMREVAEHATVPVYNMQCDIDHPFQTLADLMTIREEFGRNLRGRKIVVSWAYAPSYAKPMSVPQGLITLMPRFGLDVVLAHPPEWKLMKEPMAFAQAEAAKHGTSFEVTDDMDAACRGADIIYAKSWGIEELFHKPQEALELSKQYKSWICDERRMKLAKKTAIYMHCLPADRNNEVTDAVLDGPQSRVFPEAENRLHTCKAVMALTM
- a CDS encoding DUF433 domain-containing protein: MVILRKSDPYGGRDPRAIPAYNALDAAHYLRVPENTIRAWVFGRSGAGPRAGRRLRPVIPAADPASHLLSFINIVEVHVLDAIRRHHHVEMRRIRAAIEYLQTEFDSPHPLVDHAMETDGTDVFVREYGTLINASRHGQLAMRTMLDAYLKRIDRDQHGVAVRLFPFMRKRGGDAPGQQTLGGYPRFVSIDPRVAFGRPVISGSGIPTIEVAERFNAGESIEDLAYDYERKPAEIQEAIRCEAA